The following are encoded together in the Tripterygium wilfordii isolate XIE 37 chromosome 18, ASM1340144v1, whole genome shotgun sequence genome:
- the LOC119984578 gene encoding uncharacterized protein At1g10890 isoform X1, which yields MPRDLSRSPSRSPTYRRRRSPSPLGHRYSRRSRRDRIRSPYSSYSYSRRRSRSISPRHRKSRSPTPRRRKIRSPTPRRHKRQISRSSSLTPSHKSSSSSLGSTERKDAIEKLKKEEEKKRRQQEAELKLIEEETAKRVEDVIQRKVEQSLNTAEIQQEIQKRLEEGRKRLRDEVAAEREKEKEAALIEARHKEEKIRKEREELEKMLEENRRRVEESQKKEALEQQRREEERYRELEELQRKKEEAMRRKKQQEEEESVNQMKLLGKNKSRPKLSFALGSK from the exons ATGCCTCGGGACTTATCGCGGTCACCATCACGGTCGCCTACGTACAGGCGAAGGCGGTCACCATCTCCTCTAGGGCATAGATATAGCAGGAGAAGCCGGAGGGACAGAATTCGGTCACCATACTCATCGTATTCTTATAGCAG GAGGAGAAGTCGTTCTATATCCCCACGACACCGCAAAAGTCGTTCTCCAACTCCAAGGCGTAGAAAAATTCGCTCACCAACCCCTAGGCGGCACAAGAGGCAAATAAGTAGGAGTTCCTCGTTGACTCCTTCTCATAAATCTTCTAGTTCAAGTCTTGGGTCAACAGAAAGAAAAGATGCcattgaaaaactgaaaaaagaagaagagaagaaaag GCGTCAACAAGAAGCAGAATTGAAGCTGATAGAAGAAGAAACAGCAAAGAGAGTGGAAGATGTCATCCAAAGGAAAGTGGAACAGAGTCTGAACACTGCAGAGATTCAGCAGGAAATACAGAAGCGTTTAGAGGAAGGACGAAAAAGACTTCGTGATGAAGTTGCTGCCGAACGTGAGAAAGAGAAGGAAGCGGCTCTTATAGAGGCTAGACACAAAGAG GAAAAAATtcgaaaagagagagaagagctGGAAAAGATGCTTGAGGAGAACCGAAGACGGGTGGAAGAATCTCAGAAAAAGGAAGCTTTGGAGCAGCAGCGGAGAGAGGAGGAAAGGTATCGGGAACTAGAAGAactccaaagaaaaaaagaagaggccATGAGAAGGAAAAAGCAGCAAGAGGAGGAAGAAAGCGTAAACCAGATGAAACTTTTGGGCAAGAACAAATCCCGGCCGAAGTTGTCATTTGCCTTGGGATCAAAATGA
- the LOC119984578 gene encoding uncharacterized protein At1g10890 isoform X2: MRRRSRSISPRHRKSRSPTPRRRKIRSPTPRRHKRQISRSSSLTPSHKSSSSSLGSTERKDAIEKLKKEEEKKRRQQEAELKLIEEETAKRVEDVIQRKVEQSLNTAEIQQEIQKRLEEGRKRLRDEVAAEREKEKEAALIEARHKEEKIRKEREELEKMLEENRRRVEESQKKEALEQQRREEERYRELEELQRKKEEAMRRKKQQEEEESVNQMKLLGKNKSRPKLSFALGSK, translated from the exons ATGAG GAGGAGAAGTCGTTCTATATCCCCACGACACCGCAAAAGTCGTTCTCCAACTCCAAGGCGTAGAAAAATTCGCTCACCAACCCCTAGGCGGCACAAGAGGCAAATAAGTAGGAGTTCCTCGTTGACTCCTTCTCATAAATCTTCTAGTTCAAGTCTTGGGTCAACAGAAAGAAAAGATGCcattgaaaaactgaaaaaagaagaagagaagaaaag GCGTCAACAAGAAGCAGAATTGAAGCTGATAGAAGAAGAAACAGCAAAGAGAGTGGAAGATGTCATCCAAAGGAAAGTGGAACAGAGTCTGAACACTGCAGAGATTCAGCAGGAAATACAGAAGCGTTTAGAGGAAGGACGAAAAAGACTTCGTGATGAAGTTGCTGCCGAACGTGAGAAAGAGAAGGAAGCGGCTCTTATAGAGGCTAGACACAAAGAG GAAAAAATtcgaaaagagagagaagagctGGAAAAGATGCTTGAGGAGAACCGAAGACGGGTGGAAGAATCTCAGAAAAAGGAAGCTTTGGAGCAGCAGCGGAGAGAGGAGGAAAGGTATCGGGAACTAGAAGAactccaaagaaaaaaagaagaggccATGAGAAGGAAAAAGCAGCAAGAGGAGGAAGAAAGCGTAAACCAGATGAAACTTTTGGGCAAGAACAAATCCCGGCCGAAGTTGTCATTTGCCTTGGGATCAAAATGA
- the LOC119984579 gene encoding transmembrane emp24 domain-containing protein p24delta3-like, whose protein sequence is MGLGANVRREVVMVVVVVVTLWLWTDIQGGEAIWLTVPPTGTKCVSEEIQNNVVVLADYVVVSDDAAHIPTISVKVTSPYGNNLHHVENVTHGQFAFTTHEAGNYLACLWVDGHNKGGGDVSVNLDWKTGIAAMDWESVARKEKIEGIELELRKLEGAVEAIHENLIYLKSREADMRTVSETTNGRVAWFSFMSLGVCIGVSALQVLYYLKQFFQKKKLI, encoded by the exons ATGGGGCTGGGTGCTAACGTTCGCAGGgaggtggtgatggtggtggtggtggtggtgacgcTATGGTTATGGACTGATATTCAGGGAGGCGAGGCTATATGGTTGACTGTTCCCCCGACTGGTACGAAGTGCGTGTCCGAGGAAATCCAAAACAACGTCGTCGTTTTAGCAGATTATGTGGTGGTTTCCGACGATGCTGCTCACATCCCCACCATCTCTGTCAAG GTGACATCACCTTATGGGAACAATCTTCATCATGTGGAGAATGTAACCCATGGTCAATTTGCATTCACAACTCATGAGGCTGGTAATTACTTGGCATGCTTATGGGTAGATGGCCATAATAAAGGAGGAGGAGATGTCAGTGTTAATCTTGACTGGAAAACTGGAATTGCAGCAATGGATTGGGAATCTGTTGCCAGAAAAGAGAAGATTGAG GGTATTGAGCTTGAACTCAGGAAGCTCGAGGGTGCTGTGGAGGCCATCCATGAGAATTTAATTTATCTCAAAAGCAG AGAAGCAGACATGAGGACTGTGAGTGAAACAACAAATGGCAGAGTGGCTTGGTTTAGTTTCATGTCTTTGGGTGTCTGCATTGGGGTTTCTGCTCTGCAGGTGCTTTATTACTTGAAGCAATTCTTTCAGAAGAAGAAGCTTATCTAG
- the LOC119984577 gene encoding F-box protein At1g10780-like has translation MESLPDAIVQYILSYMINARDVAACNCVSKRWKESLPFIRSLYFPRNSFDNYWRSDSPDKVVWKMISSIVRLEELVVYSPFTSAGLASWLTLTGQSLKHLELRMDNLADYNSCTESPSKLDCIGAARNLETLKLWGVLMTQSPKWDAFKKLRNLEIVGAKVEDPALSAALQACPNLTNLLLLGCEGARSVSIDLPNLEHCKLDFYGLGNCSLSLSSPKIESFEVQGCSWIRAPQTECLRKLSVANNAGRVYMVDFGKLAALEFLSIRGVQWCWDAVSKMLQLGSEVKHLYMKVEFTGDLETLHPFPEVDFVDFFNSHPKLQKFDIHGAMFAALCQKNSLKNVESGFVIPCLEEVVITVRSPLNAEQKLTTLESLLKYGKNLKSMVIRILQMRSSHSSADDFFDEIYRFKCTNQPLVRIE, from the exons ATGGAGTCTCTCCCAGATGCCATTGTTCAATACATCCTGTCATACATGATCAATGCGCGGGATGTGGCAGCTTGCAACTGTGTTTCTAAGCGATGGAAGGAGTCTCTGCCTTTCATTAGAAGCCTCTACTTTCCTCGTAACTCTTTTGATAACTACTGGCGTAGTGATAGTCCGGATAAGGTTGTGTGGAAGATGATCTCGTCGATTGTTCGACTAGAAGAGCTTGTAGTGTATAGTCCATTTACCAGTGCAGGCCTTGCCTCGTGGCTAACGCTTACTGGTCAATCCCTCAAGCATCTGGAGCTCAGAATGGACAATCTTGCAGATTATAACTCTTGTACTGAGAGTCCCTCAAAATTGGATTGCATTGGTGCTGCAAGGAATTTGGAAACACTGAAGCTTTGGGGTGTCTTAATGACCCAGTCCCCAAAGTGGGATGCGTTCAAAAAGCTTCGAAACCTTGAGATTGTTGGTGCAAAAGTGGAGGATCCTGCTTTGTCTGCTGCACTTCAGGCATGCCCAAATCTAACTAACTTGCTTTTGCTTGGTTGCGAAGGAGCAAGATCAGTTTCGATTGATTTGCCAAATCTGGAACATTGTAAACTGGACTTTTATGGCTTGGGTAACTGCTCGCTCTCTCTATCTTCTCCCAAAATCGAATCCTTTGAGGTGCAAGGCTGTAGTTGGATTAGAGCTCCCCAAACCGAGTGCTTGAGGAAACTTTCAGTTGCCAATAATGCTG GGAGAGTCTACATGGTGGACTTTGGAAAACTCGCCGCCCTCGAGTTCTTGTCAATTAGGGGAGTACAATGGTGTTGGGATGCAGTAAGCAAAATGCTTCAATTGGGGAGTGAGGTGAAGCATCTTTATATGAAGGTTGAATTCACAGGGGATTTGGAAACCCTTCATCCTTTTCCAGAagttgattttgttgattttttcaaTAGCCATCCCAAACTGCAAAAATTTGATATCCATGGAGCCATGTTTGCAGCTCTTTGCCAGAAAAACAGCCTGAAAAAT GTGGAGTCAGGTTTTGTGATTCCATGCTTGGAGGAGGTGGTGATCACAGTGAGATCACCATTAAATGCTGAACAGAAGTTAACCACTCTGGAGTCGCTGTTGAAGTATGGGAAAAATCTGAAATCCATGGTTATAAGGATCCTTCAGATGAGGAGCAGTCATAGCAGCGCGGATGATTTCTTTGATGAGATATACAGATTCAAATGCACCAACCAGCCTCTGGTTCGTATTGAATAG
- the LOC119983457 gene encoding uncharacterized protein LOC119983457: MRPFIKKFVFNSSSSSSSDDDVEDILLLEAERLSLEMSRGSTSRDRRLYINRGSIQGHNRLFNDYFAENPVYPHDRFRRRFRMSRDLFLRIQEAVEAHDPYFRQKRNAAGKLGLSPLQKITASLRMLAYGVTADFMDEYVRIGESTAIASLKKFTRAIISIFGSEYLRSPNSNDIARLLEIGENRGFPGMLGSIDCMHWKWKNCPSAWKGMYTGHIHEPTLILEAIASYDLWIWHAFFGMPGALNDINVLDRSNVFSELTQGRAPAVNFHVNGNQYSMGYYLADGIYPSWATFVKTIPAPQNNKTKHFVRCQESARKDVERAFGVLQARFAIVRGPARYLETDTLNDIMIACVVLHNMIVEDERHLHPQLDNNTYEDIEEGPPPPAVTHDHTPEFQDFINRHIGIRDRDVHSQLQLDLVEHLWNIHSLT; the protein is encoded by the coding sequence ATGAGACCATTTATCAAGAAATTCGTTTTTAATTCATCGTCAAGCTCTTCctctgatgatgatgttgaagaTATACTCCTTCTTGAAGCTGAAAGATTGAGCTTGGAAATGAGCAGAGGATCGACATCACGTGATCGGCGTTTGTACATCAACCGAGGATCCATACAAGGCCATAATAGActtttcaatgattattttgctGAAAATCCAGTGTATCCTCATGATCGATTTCGGAGAAGATTTCGTATGAGCAGAGATTTATTTTTACGTATCCAGGAGGCAGTGGAAGCTCATGATCCTTATTTTCGACAAAAAAGAAATGCTGCTGGAAAGCTAGGGTTATCTCCTCTACAAAAGATAACGGCTTCATTGAGGATGCTTGCTTATGGCGTCACCGCAGATTTTATGGACGAGTATGTTAGGATTGGAGAATCCACAGCTATAGCCAGTTTGAAGAAATTTACAAGAGCAATAATTTCTATTTTCGGTTCAGAATATTTGAGGTCCCCAAATAGCAATGATATTGCTAGATTATTGGAGATCGGGGAAAATCGAGGTTTTCCTGGAATGTTGGGGAGTATTGACTGTATGCATTGGAAATGGAAGAATTGTCCGAGTGCGTGGAAAGGTATGTATACTGGTCATATCCATGAACCCACACTCATATTGGAAGCTATAGCTTCGTATGACCTTTGGATATGGCACGCATTCTTTGGTATGCCTGGTGCTCTCAATGACATCAATGTGTTAGACCGATCCAATGTTTTTTCAGAACTTACACAAGGTCGTGCACCTGCTGTGAACTTTCATGTTAATGGCAATCAATACTCAATGGGGTATTATTTAGCTGATGGAATATATCCTTCATGGGCAACTTTTGTGAAGACAATACCGGCACCACAAAATAACAAGACAAAACACTTTGTAAGATGTCAAGAGTCAGCTAGAAAGGATGTGGAGCGTGCATTTGGTGTACTTCAAGCACGTTTTGCAATTGTGCGTGGACCTGCACGTTATCTCGAAACTGATACACTCAATGATATCATGATAGCATGTGTAGTCTTGCATAACATGATAGTTGAAGACGAGAGACATTTACACCCTCAACTAGATAACAACACCTATGAAGATATTGAGGAAGGCCCCCCTCCACCAGCAGTGACACATGATCATACTCCAGAATTTCAAGACTTTATCAATCGACATATTGGCATAAGAGATAGAGACGTGCACTCGCAACTCCAGTTAGATCTTGTTGAGCATTTATGGAATATTCATAGCCTtacttaa
- the LOC119983458 gene encoding glutathione S-transferase T3-like — protein sequence MNLNHSGDCFFDTILDGMSRGDSHIGIITEEQEPIQVENLTGKQKKNPRLSNFSTKEDVALVSAWLNTSLDAIHSTDQKGSTFWRRVSSTYHDAIAQIESSRPSGVNEQDKIEKAKIMYHDIQKTNFQFEHCWNILRHQPKWISHMEGGNTKRRSNLSCSPSTPESINLSDEMPPNSPTIDLERPIGLERPIGKKAEIENRRKGKNKDKDGGSLGEVISELKLGKFKMHEQKVKMHEEKMSMAKLEMEKQDEHENKRMKLKEMKEEREHKRMKIQER from the exons atgAATTTAAACCACAGTGGTGATTGTTTTTTTGATACGATTCTTGATGGGATGTCGAGGGGAGATTCACATATTGGAATCATCACTGAAGAACAAGAGCCTATCCAGGTGGAGAATTTAActggaaagcaaaaaaaaaatccacgtcTTAGTAATTTTTCCACAAAGGAAGATGTGGCTTTAGTTTCAGCATGGCTAAACACGTCATTGGATGCAATTCACTCGACGGACCAGAAAGGATCGACATTTTGGAGAAGGGTTTCATCAACATATCACGATGCAATTG CTCAAATCGAGTCCTCTCGTCCTTCTGGTGTCAATGAACAAGATAAG ATTGAGAAGGCCAAAATCATGTATCATGacattcaaaagacaaattttcaGTTTGAGCATTGCTGGAACATACTACGACACCAACCCAAATGGATTTCACACATGGAGGGGGGAAACACCAAGCGACGTTCTAATTTGTCATGTTCTCCATCTACACCAGAGTCAATTAACTTAAGTGATGAAATGCCGCCCAATAGTCCCACCATTGATTTGGAGAGACCTATTGGTTTGGAGAGACCTATTGGTAAGAAGGCTGAGATAGAGAacaggagaaaaggaaaaaacaaagacaaagatGGTGGCTCTCTTGGTGAAGTAATTTCTGAATTGAAGTTGGGTAAGTTCAAGATGCATGAACAGAAGGTGAAAATGCATgaagagaaaatgagtatggcAAAGCTAGAGATGGAGAAGCAAGATGAACATGAGAACAAAAGGATGAAGCTAAAAGAGATGAAAGAAGAAAGGGAGCACAAGAGGATGAAGATTCAAGAGAGGTAA
- the LOC119984648 gene encoding uncharacterized protein LOC119984648 isoform X1 produces MGKGEQQDHNLRHDHRHEASSSGLFYDRFSRISRYFSFRCIFVLLLCLALLVSGIFWIIPSHTKIYGFDAKDEIKLSARVQACFRLRKPVSQLVPYIGRLEYDIYGEISTPDMKVVILSMHQSDTSNWTDVVFGVLSDPINVPINSVFLSVLRSSLIELFLQQSNLTLTTSIFGEPFMFEILKFPGGITIIPPQSNFNWLSAITLFNFTLNNPMSEIDENLNKLKEQLNLELHLRPYEILFVELTNEVGSTISSPVTVQAFVVSDNGIILPQRLKQLAQTITDSPADNLGLDNSVFGNVNSVILSSVLKGITQVPTPAPSPAPTPELSYTSESSTPPNPDSSPSFSPLSPPDIHLLPPCSPLPAPSTAPSSQLSPDLSPSIAYQSLASQSSSAVVPTYQEIWLLGIYGFLIFHLICWLQ; encoded by the exons ATGGGCAAGGGCGAACAACAAGACCACAATCTGAGACACGATCATCGACATGAAGCCTCTTCTTCGGGGCTGTTCTATGACAGATTCTCGAGAATTTCCAGATACTTCAGTTTCAGATGCATCTTTGTGTTACTCCTTTGTTTGGCGCTTTTGGTTTCTGGGATCTTCTGGATCATTCCTTCCCACACAAAGATATATGGGTTTGATGCGAAAGACGAAATTAAGCTCAGCG CCAGAGTTCAGGCGTGCTTCAGATTACGGAAGCCAGTTTCGCAGCTAGTTCCGTATATTGGAAGACTCGAATATGATATATATGGGGAAATAAGCACTCCAGATATGAAG GTGGTTATTCTATCAATGCATCAATCAGACACTTCAAACTGGACTGATGTGGTGTTTGGCGTTCTTTCTGATCCTATAAATGTTCCAATAAATTCAGTGTTTCTGAGTGTATTGAGGTCTTCTTTAATTGAGCTGTTCCTTCAGCAATCCAATCTGACTTTGACAACATCGATTTTTGGGGAGCCCTTTATGTTTGAGATATTGAAGTTTCCTGGAGGAATTACCATTATTCCTCCACAATCTAATTTCAATTGGCTGAGTGCCATTACACTATTTAATTTTACTCTTAATAACCCCATGTCTGAAATAGATGAAAATCTGAACAAGTTAAAGGAGCAGTTGAATCTCGAATTGCATCTGAGACCATACGAG ATTCTTTTTGTGGAATTAACAAATGAGGTTGGCTCCACTATATCATCCCCAGTCACAGTTCAGGCTTTTGTCGTTTCAGATAATGGAATAATTCTCCCACAAAGACTGAAGCAGTTGGCCCAAACAATCACAGACTCTCCTGCTGATAATCTAGGCCTGGATAACTCCGTCTTTGGTAATGTAAATAGTGTAATATTGTCCTCTGTTTTGAAGGGGATAACTCAAGTACCTACTCCAGCACCTTCCCCAGCACCAACTCCGGAACTAAGCTACACCAGTGAATCATCAACCCCTCCCAACCCCGATTCTTCTCCATCTTTTTCTCCACTGTCCCCACCTGACATTCATCTTCTGCCACCTTGTTCTCCATTGCCTGCACCTTCAACGGCTCCCTCCTCACAGTTGTCACCTGATCTGTCTCCATCTATAGCATATCAATCTCTTGCGTCACAATCGT CTTCAGCAGTAGTCCCAACTTATCAGGAGATCTGGTTGCTTGGAATTTATGGGTTCCTGATCTTTCATCTCATTTGTTGGCTGCAATGA
- the LOC119984648 gene encoding uncharacterized protein LOC119984648 isoform X2, with product MKVVILSMHQSDTSNWTDVVFGVLSDPINVPINSVFLSVLRSSLIELFLQQSNLTLTTSIFGEPFMFEILKFPGGITIIPPQSNFNWLSAITLFNFTLNNPMSEIDENLNKLKEQLNLELHLRPYEILFVELTNEVGSTISSPVTVQAFVVSDNGIILPQRLKQLAQTITDSPADNLGLDNSVFGNVNSVILSSVLKGITQVPTPAPSPAPTPELSYTSESSTPPNPDSSPSFSPLSPPDIHLLPPCSPLPAPSTAPSSQLSPDLSPSIAYQSLASQSSSAVVPTYQEIWLLGIYGFLIFHLICWLQ from the exons ATGAAG GTGGTTATTCTATCAATGCATCAATCAGACACTTCAAACTGGACTGATGTGGTGTTTGGCGTTCTTTCTGATCCTATAAATGTTCCAATAAATTCAGTGTTTCTGAGTGTATTGAGGTCTTCTTTAATTGAGCTGTTCCTTCAGCAATCCAATCTGACTTTGACAACATCGATTTTTGGGGAGCCCTTTATGTTTGAGATATTGAAGTTTCCTGGAGGAATTACCATTATTCCTCCACAATCTAATTTCAATTGGCTGAGTGCCATTACACTATTTAATTTTACTCTTAATAACCCCATGTCTGAAATAGATGAAAATCTGAACAAGTTAAAGGAGCAGTTGAATCTCGAATTGCATCTGAGACCATACGAG ATTCTTTTTGTGGAATTAACAAATGAGGTTGGCTCCACTATATCATCCCCAGTCACAGTTCAGGCTTTTGTCGTTTCAGATAATGGAATAATTCTCCCACAAAGACTGAAGCAGTTGGCCCAAACAATCACAGACTCTCCTGCTGATAATCTAGGCCTGGATAACTCCGTCTTTGGTAATGTAAATAGTGTAATATTGTCCTCTGTTTTGAAGGGGATAACTCAAGTACCTACTCCAGCACCTTCCCCAGCACCAACTCCGGAACTAAGCTACACCAGTGAATCATCAACCCCTCCCAACCCCGATTCTTCTCCATCTTTTTCTCCACTGTCCCCACCTGACATTCATCTTCTGCCACCTTGTTCTCCATTGCCTGCACCTTCAACGGCTCCCTCCTCACAGTTGTCACCTGATCTGTCTCCATCTATAGCATATCAATCTCTTGCGTCACAATCGT CTTCAGCAGTAGTCCCAACTTATCAGGAGATCTGGTTGCTTGGAATTTATGGGTTCCTGATCTTTCATCTCATTTGTTGGCTGCAATGA
- the LOC119983822 gene encoding RHOMBOID-like protein 10, chloroplastic isoform X1 has protein sequence MVGMGSSSMSWSFSEREWPPLTMRGDLIPPRLSHLLNNRFGLFVHCSIKKFTHLRHAPIMKDVWCRGPYRSKGIDILQLSSNAFVSPYASFLGFFNRGETRKDLANEQTSNFGTSGRGRDSISGGQWTDVLLTANVLIYIAQIASRGKLFMWGAKINTLIEKGQVWRLVTSSFLHVNLWHLMINCYSLNNVGPSVERISGPRRFLAVYFTSAIAGTAMSYWFNKMPSVGASGAIFGMVGSLAVFHMRHRGMFGDSEKDLQNIAKVIILNMV, from the exons ATGGTGGGGATGGGATCTTCATCAATGTCTTGGTCCTTCTCGGAAAGGGAGTGGCCGCCACTTACAATGCGCGGCGACCTCATCCCTCCCCGCCTCAGCCACCTCCTTAACAACCGTTTCGGGCTCTTCGTCCACTGCTCCATCAAG AAATTCACTCATCTACGCCATGCACCCATAATGAAGGATGTATGGTGTAGAGGACCCTACCGATCCAAAGGAATTGACATTCTTCAACTGTCGAGCAATGCCTTTGTATCCCCATATGCATCATTCTTAGGCTTCTTTAACAGAGGTGAAACAAGAAAGGATTTGGCAAATGAGCAGACATCTAACTTTGGGACTTCAGGGCGCGGGCGAGATTCCATTAGTGGAGGGCAATGGACTGATGTTCTTCTTACTGCTAATGTCTT GATTTATATTGCCCAAATCGCATCACGAGGGAAGCTTTTTATGTGGGGAGCAAAG ATTAATACTCTTATTGAGAAGGGACAGGTCTGGAGGCTGGTCACCTCTTCTTTCTTGCATGTTAATCTTTGGCACCTCATG ATTAATTGTTATTCTCTGAATAATGTTGGTCCTTCCGTAGAGAGAATAAGTGGTCCAAGGAGGTTTCTCGCAGTCTACTTCACCTCTGCAATTGCAG GAACAGCAATGAGTTATTGGTTCAACAAAATGCCTTCAGTTGGTGCATCTGGAGCAATCTTTGGGATG GTTGGATCACTTGCTGTCTTTCACATGAGGCATAGAGGCATGTTTGGAGATAGTGAAAAAGATTTACAGAACATAGCTAAAGTGATTATCCTAAATATGGTATGA
- the LOC119983822 gene encoding RHOMBOID-like protein 10, chloroplastic isoform X2, whose protein sequence is MVGMGSSSMSWSFSEREWPPLTMRGDLIPPRLSHLLNNRFGLFVHCSIKKFTHLRHAPIMKDVWCRGPYRSKGIDILQLSSNAFVSPYASFLGFFNRGETRKDLANEQTSNFGTSGRGRDSISGGQWTDVLLTANVLIYIAQIASRGKLFMWGAKINTLIEKGQVWRLVTSSFLHVNLWHLMINCYSLNNVGPSVERISGPRRFLAVYFTSAIADRNSNELLVQQNAFSWCIWSNLWDGWITCCLSHEA, encoded by the exons ATGGTGGGGATGGGATCTTCATCAATGTCTTGGTCCTTCTCGGAAAGGGAGTGGCCGCCACTTACAATGCGCGGCGACCTCATCCCTCCCCGCCTCAGCCACCTCCTTAACAACCGTTTCGGGCTCTTCGTCCACTGCTCCATCAAG AAATTCACTCATCTACGCCATGCACCCATAATGAAGGATGTATGGTGTAGAGGACCCTACCGATCCAAAGGAATTGACATTCTTCAACTGTCGAGCAATGCCTTTGTATCCCCATATGCATCATTCTTAGGCTTCTTTAACAGAGGTGAAACAAGAAAGGATTTGGCAAATGAGCAGACATCTAACTTTGGGACTTCAGGGCGCGGGCGAGATTCCATTAGTGGAGGGCAATGGACTGATGTTCTTCTTACTGCTAATGTCTT GATTTATATTGCCCAAATCGCATCACGAGGGAAGCTTTTTATGTGGGGAGCAAAG ATTAATACTCTTATTGAGAAGGGACAGGTCTGGAGGCTGGTCACCTCTTCTTTCTTGCATGTTAATCTTTGGCACCTCATG ATTAATTGTTATTCTCTGAATAATGTTGGTCCTTCCGTAGAGAGAATAAGTGGTCCAAGGAGGTTTCTCGCAGTCTACTTCACCTCTGCAATTGCAG ACAGGAACAGCAATGAGTTATTGGTTCAACAAAATGCCTTCAGTTGGTGCATCTGGAGCAATCTTTGGGATG GTTGGATCACTTGCTGTCTTTCACATGAGGCATAG